From one Acidobacteriota bacterium genomic stretch:
- a CDS encoding HU family DNA-binding protein has product MNRHEMIVRLAELAGLSLPEARRAVRALFSVAEGEGLIADALDQGERVVVTGFGTFQARWRGPRLFRDPGSGRLSRLEPVRVVRFRPGAGLRERLR; this is encoded by the coding sequence ATGAACCGTCACGAGATGATCGTCCGCCTCGCCGAGCTGGCGGGGCTGAGCCTGCCGGAGGCGCGCCGCGCGGTCAGGGCCCTGTTCTCCGTCGCCGAAGGGGAGGGGCTGATCGCCGACGCCCTCGACCAGGGAGAGAGAGTCGTCGTCACCGGTTTCGGCACCTTCCAGGCCCGGTGGCGGGGGCCCCGCCTGTTCCGCGATCCGGGGAGCGGCCGGCTGTCGCGGCTCGAACCGGTGCGTGTCGTCCGGTTCCGGCCGGGGGCGGGGCTGAGGGAAAGGCTGCGCTGA